Proteins encoded by one window of Cellvibrio sp. KY-GH-1:
- a CDS encoding SDR family NAD(P)-dependent oxidoreductase, whose product MNVAIIGVSCKFPGANNYSEFWENLIGKKSSISEIPSSRWDWQEYWGDPKQQAQKSNSKWGGFVADVNAFDANFFGILPKVVETMDPQQRLMMELVWSCLEDAGIAPSSLRGKKVGVMLGVFNHDYKETQDSTNIAIEAHYSTGTAASIIANRVSHYFDLKGPSFPIDTACSSSLNAIHSAIQALKFGDCEMALAGGVNLLLTPTRHISFSKMGMLSPTGQCMTFDASANGYVRGEGAGVVLLKPLEKAIADGDAIYGVVKGTAVNHCGETYTLTYPSSVAQANVIQEAHERADVPVNTVNYVEAHGTGTPKGDPIEFDGLMRAFEALAARQGVSLKPGYCALGSVKTNIGHLEAAAGIAGVIKVLLSFRNKQLPALQNFSDVNPKISIENTPFSILSEHKQWLPELASGDDQSMRSPLRAGVSSFGFGGTNSHIVLEEFVRGDNPKAISKPAYLLVLSAKSPAALQRLKSNLLLWLDKNQNTGLPDLSAGLLVGRDHHAVRFACVVKDLKGAMTALRDSANGNAQYSIVNRDNLELLAEVTQSAKKIIEKSAKSDSKKSYLESLSRLAELYVKGADPIWRELFSSGQILRLNLPTYPFEKETFWIAKDQKGNTHNNSHPLLHAVLSGGNKKSFYSLFDGQEFFLKDHQVKNQRVLPAVAYLEVMYQSMMRAAHAQLSDADSTVELRDVIWLRPFTMSDGVKELRATLNVENIEKAGSSLRFEFISGVEDLSLVKNCQAKAFVVERNEPVPLPNFNYPGSNWSTYSSSDCYERFSALGFGYGKSHQSIELLAQNADQVLVKLVLPTELQDSVGEYTLHPSIADGALQAAVALVSGLATGTNGAVQSLSPYLPFSLDSLRVYRPTQLAQWAWVRPVGGNNPSQAKKIDIDIFSEIPDADGRSQLIAQFKGLGLRQFEKDALPSNELANHPFKDKIMNIQDHFYIPNWFKQPSNSTLEILDSLLIIGDPKDVSLCVSRLKRNSTFSSTTIISAEFSSSYAKKSSSEYALRAGSDVDFLALVNDISAEQSVPRNVLILSKELSKEAGIEIGEDLSRGAESSFCLVKAYLKVAKSARFINVVQGSGVDFIPVYQALGAFYKTVKVERPAYSGRVVICDIENGSDASLAGLIASEFTDNSVYTDIRYLDGARFVRDFVATDEIKTFFNLTSEQAAFKTGGVYLITGGLGALGLLVAGYLLKHYDARIYLTGRSSLTAEKKKLLDAIDTRGNRIVYMPCDITNANSVSTMVSSINDQGFKLNGVIHSAGVIEDSFILKKEFASFSRVIAPKVMGTINLDEATKGQPLDVFVLFSSVTGVLGNLGQCDYAFANSYEDYFSHYRNDLVHLGERNGKTMSINWPYWKEGGMVLTDKEEAILRKNFGIVPLENANGLQALEYAVAAPVSQLAVLEGDKEKVRQVLGVRANVNEADFTEAEREIVLRKSGSNSSKATDVSILKEHAVKYLISQFAKEVSLSEDKFELYAPFQQYGFDSVVMVDLVILLEEEFENLPATLFFEYKNINDLADFFVANYPEKFVASKDGLGADEVALERPSESKNDISQVKNVVVSYLIELFAKEVELPAERFELYAPFQQYGFDSVVMVNLVIALEEKFENLPATLFFEYKNINDLADFFASHYAAHFESMVPPAAPSVTASSNQNAADNSAPVELPIAAMPTAEQTRSSIHGNAQTPAKEDIVIIGVSGRYPEAETLTEFWNNLKDGVDCIREIPEDRNWGVENLFQPGPAVLGKSYSKWGGFLKSIDHFDPLFFGISPAEAEVMDPHERLFLETVALAMEDAGYCPDKLAQPVGVHESPVGVYVGTMWGDYQLFGVEGDKPKNMIAPRSWYWAVANRISYQFNFSGPSITLDTACSSSLTAIHLACEALKQGDISVGIAGGVNLSLHPQKYNTLSDLHFLSSDGRCRSFGVGGDGYVPAEAVGAIILKRKSDALRDGDHIYAVIKSSSINHGGKTSGFTVPNPNRQGALIKDAIARSGINPRHISYVEAHGTGTSLGDPIEISGLTKAYEQADTQYCAVGSVKSNIGHAEAAAGVAGVTKILLQLKHKTLAPSLHSNTLNPYAKIDQSPFYVLQKLEEWQRPTQTDPATGKKIELPRVAGLSSFGAGGANAHFIFEEYPAESDPRNYSPRTSDPVLVVLSAKREESLEKMVVQLRDFIVSEPQTHLADIAYTLQIGRVHMDFGIAVIAASLAELQTKLNDYLAVKGRSDTSYGIYSGKRPRNRNAKNDFSDQQVDEWLLRKDLNSLADAWLKGQENITWEKLYNSGSAFRISVPGYVYSRQRYWVTAPNNATQFDALSSLIDKNVSTFEEQLFVKTFNQNAFYLKDHKLGKKCVLPGVAYLELARQAAQLAANGEPVLGLTDIKWLKPIVVNGAQESIQISLRPSAGNVEFEIFKSASGGGRILFCSGSAVVSRYSSASSVQGMRLPLPVVDPHTIKARSTHLNEHQINSGFESFGFGFGPSFQVMKGLFVNQSEAMADLALSTELVNSTDDYVLHPALLDGALRTAVGIGGFGAANAGMPLPISLGRIVIHKPLTENCISYAVYSTSQPTQAGQRSYDIYILNTRGEMLVTLLGFTTQYVSHFADTKKSTDQLISVGEPQRPQVTAAKAPASYVAPAALYSVPSPATKTVYSPVNVAKKYLAELVSQVTKIPPGQIDTATALENYGIDSVMIMAMNEKLEAIFGLSVPKTLFFEYQDIDSLAEYFSENHAEDIHKIQFDETAVPVESPVPVAPSQIALDGIARDYLSVLLARFTKLDQAQIDCDAAIEDYGIDSVMIMGMNEDLEKSFGQEIPKTLFFEYQTINELVDFLVENHATELRALSPAVETKASDTVPTRAASGAITMSDTLAEVSAGNIKSRFGNSSTEITFASGEAAHHEHRLAEPRVDYLSSATQSANQFSQSNAVPLSAADQLKRTISALSDVEVENLLRELLAADELETEF is encoded by the coding sequence ATGAACGTAGCCATTATAGGGGTATCGTGTAAATTTCCTGGCGCCAATAATTATTCTGAGTTCTGGGAAAATCTCATCGGAAAAAAATCCAGTATTAGTGAAATTCCATCTTCTCGCTGGGATTGGCAAGAATACTGGGGAGACCCGAAACAACAAGCCCAAAAAAGCAATAGTAAGTGGGGCGGCTTCGTTGCTGATGTCAATGCGTTTGACGCAAATTTTTTTGGAATATTACCCAAAGTAGTAGAGACCATGGACCCTCAACAGCGACTCATGATGGAGTTGGTGTGGAGCTGTCTTGAAGACGCTGGTATCGCACCTTCGTCCCTGCGTGGGAAAAAAGTTGGCGTCATGTTGGGCGTATTCAATCATGACTACAAAGAAACGCAGGACTCTACCAATATAGCCATTGAGGCGCATTACTCAACGGGAACCGCTGCGTCCATTATCGCCAACCGCGTATCGCACTATTTTGATTTGAAAGGCCCCAGTTTCCCAATAGATACGGCGTGCTCCAGTTCGCTAAATGCTATCCATAGCGCAATTCAAGCGTTGAAATTTGGCGATTGTGAAATGGCGTTAGCGGGTGGGGTAAATCTTCTGCTAACACCAACTCGCCATATATCTTTTTCCAAAATGGGAATGCTGTCCCCTACGGGGCAATGCATGACGTTTGACGCGAGTGCAAATGGTTATGTACGAGGAGAAGGTGCGGGCGTTGTCCTTCTGAAACCCCTGGAAAAAGCGATCGCAGATGGGGATGCAATTTACGGTGTGGTTAAAGGTACCGCAGTAAATCATTGTGGTGAAACTTACACGTTGACCTATCCCAGCTCAGTGGCACAAGCGAACGTCATTCAAGAAGCACATGAGCGCGCTGATGTACCCGTTAATACCGTGAACTATGTTGAGGCTCATGGTACTGGAACCCCGAAAGGTGACCCCATTGAATTTGACGGATTAATGCGTGCGTTTGAGGCATTGGCCGCTCGACAAGGTGTTAGTTTGAAACCAGGTTATTGTGCGTTGGGGTCTGTTAAAACCAACATCGGTCACTTGGAAGCCGCGGCAGGAATTGCTGGTGTGATTAAGGTTTTGCTTTCTTTCCGCAATAAACAATTACCCGCCCTGCAAAACTTTTCGGATGTCAATCCAAAAATTTCCATTGAAAATACTCCATTCTCTATCCTCAGTGAACATAAACAGTGGTTACCTGAGTTGGCTTCAGGTGATGACCAAAGCATGCGCAGCCCATTGCGCGCGGGTGTATCTTCGTTTGGTTTTGGCGGTACAAATTCTCACATAGTGTTAGAAGAATTTGTGCGTGGGGATAATCCAAAGGCGATAAGCAAGCCTGCTTATCTGCTTGTGTTATCTGCAAAATCGCCCGCAGCATTGCAAAGACTGAAGTCCAATTTGTTACTTTGGTTAGATAAAAATCAGAATACCGGTTTGCCAGATTTGAGTGCAGGATTACTAGTTGGGCGTGATCATCATGCGGTCAGATTTGCGTGTGTTGTGAAAGATTTGAAGGGAGCAATGACGGCGTTACGAGACAGTGCGAATGGCAACGCACAATACTCAATTGTAAACAGGGACAATCTTGAGTTGCTCGCAGAAGTAACGCAATCAGCAAAAAAAATAATTGAAAAGTCAGCAAAAAGTGACAGCAAAAAGAGTTACCTGGAGAGCCTGAGTCGGCTTGCTGAGCTGTACGTGAAAGGCGCCGATCCAATTTGGCGCGAACTATTTTCTAGCGGGCAAATTTTGCGCCTCAACTTACCTACCTATCCCTTTGAGAAAGAGACATTCTGGATTGCGAAGGACCAGAAAGGAAATACTCACAATAATTCTCATCCATTGTTGCATGCCGTATTGTCTGGTGGAAATAAGAAAAGCTTTTACAGTTTGTTTGACGGTCAGGAATTCTTCCTGAAAGATCACCAAGTGAAAAACCAGCGGGTGTTGCCGGCCGTTGCGTATTTGGAAGTAATGTATCAATCCATGATGCGAGCCGCGCATGCGCAATTGAGTGACGCGGATTCCACGGTTGAGCTTCGTGACGTAATTTGGTTGCGACCATTCACCATGTCGGATGGCGTCAAGGAGCTACGTGCTACTCTCAATGTGGAAAATATTGAAAAAGCCGGCTCATCGCTAAGGTTTGAATTTATTAGTGGTGTTGAAGACCTGTCACTGGTAAAGAATTGCCAGGCGAAGGCATTTGTTGTTGAGCGCAATGAGCCTGTTCCTCTGCCAAACTTCAATTATCCCGGGAGCAATTGGAGCACCTACTCTTCGTCTGATTGCTACGAGCGTTTTTCTGCTTTGGGTTTTGGTTATGGCAAATCTCATCAGAGTATTGAACTTCTGGCCCAGAATGCAGATCAAGTATTGGTTAAGCTGGTTCTGCCTACTGAGTTACAGGATTCAGTAGGTGAATATACGCTGCACCCATCTATTGCGGATGGGGCTTTGCAAGCTGCTGTTGCATTGGTATCGGGATTGGCTACTGGTACGAATGGCGCCGTACAATCCCTATCTCCCTACCTCCCTTTTTCGTTGGACAGTCTCAGAGTTTACCGGCCAACCCAGCTAGCACAGTGGGCTTGGGTACGTCCCGTTGGAGGGAATAACCCATCGCAAGCGAAAAAAATCGACATCGATATTTTTAGCGAAATTCCAGATGCAGATGGAAGGTCGCAGCTAATTGCGCAATTCAAAGGCCTTGGGCTGCGTCAGTTTGAAAAGGATGCATTACCCTCAAATGAGCTGGCCAACCACCCCTTTAAGGACAAGATAATGAATATTCAAGACCACTTCTACATACCAAACTGGTTCAAGCAACCTTCAAATTCCACGCTAGAAATCCTGGACTCCTTGTTAATTATTGGTGATCCGAAAGATGTAAGTTTGTGCGTGTCGAGATTGAAACGAAACTCTACATTTAGTAGTACAACTATTATTTCAGCGGAGTTCTCTAGCTCCTATGCGAAAAAAAGCTCCAGTGAATATGCGCTCAGAGCGGGATCTGATGTTGATTTTCTTGCGCTGGTAAATGATATATCTGCTGAGCAGTCAGTCCCTCGAAATGTATTAATTCTCTCTAAAGAACTTTCAAAGGAAGCTGGGATAGAAATAGGTGAAGATCTCTCCAGGGGCGCGGAAAGTTCGTTTTGTTTAGTGAAGGCGTATTTGAAAGTTGCAAAAAGCGCAAGGTTTATAAACGTTGTTCAAGGCTCGGGGGTAGATTTTATTCCCGTCTATCAGGCGCTAGGTGCATTCTATAAAACAGTGAAAGTAGAACGCCCAGCGTATAGCGGTCGTGTTGTTATTTGCGATATTGAAAATGGCAGCGATGCGAGTTTAGCAGGTTTGATCGCCAGCGAGTTCACTGATAACTCGGTTTATACCGATATACGTTATCTGGACGGGGCTCGCTTCGTACGTGACTTTGTCGCGACCGATGAGATAAAAACGTTCTTCAATCTAACTTCAGAGCAAGCTGCTTTTAAAACGGGCGGCGTATATTTAATTACTGGTGGATTAGGTGCGCTGGGTTTGTTAGTTGCAGGGTACCTGCTTAAACACTATGACGCGCGTATCTATCTAACAGGTCGGTCCTCTCTTACTGCGGAGAAGAAAAAGCTTTTAGATGCGATTGACACTCGCGGCAATCGCATTGTCTATATGCCTTGCGACATTACTAATGCAAATTCTGTTAGCACTATGGTTAGCTCGATTAATGACCAGGGATTCAAATTAAATGGTGTCATTCATTCAGCTGGAGTGATCGAAGACAGCTTTATCCTCAAAAAGGAATTTGCATCGTTTTCCAGAGTGATCGCGCCGAAGGTGATGGGTACGATTAATTTAGATGAGGCAACAAAAGGGCAGCCGTTGGATGTATTTGTATTGTTCTCGTCGGTAACGGGTGTGCTAGGTAACCTTGGTCAGTGTGATTATGCATTCGCGAATTCATATGAAGATTATTTTAGTCATTATCGCAATGATTTAGTGCATCTGGGCGAACGAAATGGGAAGACAATGTCCATAAATTGGCCCTATTGGAAAGAGGGCGGTATGGTCTTAACTGACAAGGAAGAGGCTATTTTAAGGAAAAATTTCGGTATCGTTCCATTGGAAAATGCTAATGGCCTACAAGCTTTGGAATACGCAGTTGCGGCCCCCGTTTCCCAGCTCGCTGTATTAGAGGGTGACAAGGAGAAAGTTCGTCAGGTACTTGGGGTGAGAGCTAACGTCAACGAAGCAGATTTTACCGAAGCTGAACGTGAAATTGTGTTAAGAAAAAGCGGGAGCAATTCCAGCAAAGCGACCGATGTTTCGATTTTAAAAGAACACGCGGTCAAATATCTGATTAGTCAGTTCGCAAAAGAAGTTTCGCTTTCTGAGGATAAGTTTGAACTGTATGCGCCGTTTCAGCAATACGGATTTGATTCGGTGGTTATGGTTGATTTAGTCATATTGCTGGAAGAGGAATTTGAAAATCTTCCAGCCACTTTATTCTTCGAATACAAAAACATTAATGATTTGGCCGACTTCTTTGTCGCTAATTACCCTGAAAAATTTGTTGCCTCTAAGGATGGCTTGGGGGCCGATGAGGTCGCTTTGGAGCGCCCTTCTGAAAGCAAGAACGATATCAGCCAGGTTAAGAATGTAGTGGTTTCTTACCTTATCGAGCTGTTTGCAAAAGAGGTTGAACTGCCTGCAGAGCGCTTTGAGCTGTATGCGCCTTTCCAGCAGTATGGCTTTGACTCAGTAGTCATGGTGAATTTGGTAATAGCTCTTGAAGAGAAATTTGAAAATCTTCCCGCAACCTTGTTCTTTGAATATAAAAATATCAACGACTTGGCTGATTTTTTTGCGAGCCACTATGCCGCACATTTTGAAAGCATGGTGCCACCTGCCGCACCATCAGTTACCGCCTCAAGCAATCAGAATGCTGCGGATAATTCAGCGCCTGTCGAGCTTCCAATTGCGGCTATGCCCACCGCAGAGCAGACGCGTTCATCAATTCATGGTAATGCGCAGACGCCAGCAAAAGAAGACATTGTTATCATTGGCGTTTCAGGACGTTATCCAGAAGCTGAAACACTTACTGAGTTTTGGAATAACCTGAAAGATGGTGTCGACTGCATCAGAGAAATACCTGAGGACAGAAACTGGGGGGTAGAAAACCTGTTTCAGCCGGGCCCAGCGGTATTGGGGAAAAGCTATTCTAAATGGGGCGGTTTTTTAAAGAGTATTGACCATTTTGATCCATTGTTTTTTGGTATTTCTCCGGCGGAAGCCGAGGTCATGGATCCTCATGAGCGTCTATTCCTCGAAACAGTTGCCTTGGCCATGGAAGATGCAGGCTATTGCCCTGACAAATTAGCCCAGCCTGTGGGTGTACATGAGAGCCCGGTCGGTGTCTATGTTGGAACTATGTGGGGAGATTATCAATTATTTGGTGTTGAAGGTGATAAGCCAAAAAATATGATTGCTCCTCGTTCGTGGTATTGGGCTGTCGCGAACAGAATTTCATATCAATTTAATTTCTCTGGACCCAGTATTACGCTTGATACAGCGTGCTCTTCATCGCTCACTGCAATCCATTTAGCGTGTGAAGCGTTAAAGCAAGGCGACATCAGTGTCGGTATCGCCGGGGGGGTCAACCTGTCCTTACACCCGCAGAAATACAACACTCTATCTGACCTGCATTTTTTGTCATCAGACGGTCGTTGTCGCAGCTTTGGTGTAGGTGGCGATGGTTATGTTCCTGCGGAGGCCGTAGGGGCAATTATTTTAAAGCGCAAGTCAGATGCTTTGCGTGATGGTGACCATATTTATGCGGTCATTAAGAGTTCGTCGATAAATCACGGTGGAAAAACCTCTGGTTTTACGGTACCGAACCCTAACCGTCAAGGGGCGTTAATCAAGGATGCTATCGCCCGTTCTGGAATTAATCCTCGCCACATTAGTTACGTTGAAGCACATGGCACCGGCACTAGCCTTGGTGACCCGATTGAAATATCGGGGCTTACTAAAGCATATGAACAAGCTGATACCCAATATTGTGCCGTTGGGTCTGTGAAATCCAATATCGGACATGCAGAAGCTGCGGCTGGTGTTGCTGGCGTGACTAAAATTCTATTGCAGCTAAAACACAAAACGTTAGCTCCGTCGTTGCATTCGAACACGCTCAACCCCTATGCAAAAATTGATCAAAGCCCGTTCTATGTCTTACAGAAATTAGAAGAATGGCAGCGCCCAACGCAAACCGATCCCGCCACTGGAAAAAAGATCGAGTTACCACGTGTTGCGGGATTAAGCTCATTCGGTGCTGGCGGAGCCAATGCACACTTTATTTTTGAGGAATATCCGGCTGAATCCGACCCACGCAATTATTCCCCTCGCACTTCTGATCCGGTATTGGTTGTGCTTTCCGCGAAGCGGGAGGAATCGCTGGAAAAGATGGTTGTGCAATTGCGCGATTTTATTGTGAGTGAGCCTCAAACTCACTTAGCTGATATCGCATATACCTTGCAGATTGGTCGTGTCCATATGGATTTTGGCATCGCTGTGATTGCCGCGTCGCTTGCGGAGCTGCAAACGAAATTAAACGACTATCTTGCTGTGAAAGGGCGGAGTGATACTTCGTACGGGATTTACTCTGGTAAGCGCCCGCGCAATAGAAATGCAAAAAATGATTTCTCTGATCAACAAGTTGATGAATGGTTGTTGCGTAAAGATCTCAATAGTCTTGCTGATGCCTGGCTAAAGGGTCAAGAGAATATTACCTGGGAGAAGCTCTATAACTCCGGTTCGGCATTTCGGATTTCAGTCCCTGGTTATGTGTACTCACGGCAACGCTACTGGGTAACCGCTCCAAATAATGCTACGCAATTTGACGCACTTAGCTCACTGATTGATAAAAATGTTTCCACGTTCGAAGAGCAGCTGTTTGTAAAAACATTCAATCAAAACGCGTTTTATCTAAAAGACCATAAATTGGGTAAAAAATGTGTGTTGCCTGGGGTCGCGTATCTGGAACTTGCTCGTCAGGCAGCACAACTGGCGGCTAATGGTGAACCCGTTTTAGGTTTGACAGATATAAAGTGGCTGAAGCCAATTGTTGTTAACGGCGCGCAAGAGTCTATTCAGATAAGCTTACGGCCCAGTGCAGGCAATGTTGAATTTGAAATTTTTAAGAGCGCAAGTGGCGGTGGTCGTATCCTATTCTGTAGTGGCTCAGCGGTGGTGTCTCGCTATTCGTCAGCTTCATCGGTACAGGGAATGAGACTTCCATTACCAGTTGTTGATCCTCATACGATAAAAGCAAGATCAACACATCTAAATGAGCACCAAATTAACAGTGGATTTGAAAGCTTTGGATTCGGTTTCGGTCCAAGTTTTCAAGTTATGAAAGGGTTGTTCGTCAATCAATCAGAGGCGATGGCGGATCTTGCGTTGTCTACTGAACTAGTAAACTCTACTGATGACTATGTACTACACCCGGCGTTATTGGATGGTGCTCTGCGTACGGCAGTTGGTATAGGTGGTTTTGGTGCTGCTAATGCTGGCATGCCACTTCCTATTTCCCTTGGTCGTATCGTCATTCACAAACCGCTAACTGAAAATTGTATTAGCTATGCTGTTTATTCCACGAGCCAGCCTACTCAAGCAGGCCAACGATCTTATGATATTTACATTCTCAATACTCGTGGGGAAATGTTGGTAACCTTGTTAGGATTTACAACACAATATGTTTCCCACTTTGCTGATACGAAAAAATCTACTGACCAATTGATATCTGTAGGCGAGCCGCAGCGGCCGCAAGTTACTGCTGCGAAGGCACCGGCTAGCTACGTGGCGCCTGCAGCACTCTACTCGGTACCTTCTCCTGCTACAAAAACAGTTTATTCCCCGGTAAATGTGGCTAAAAAATATTTAGCTGAGCTGGTTTCACAGGTAACCAAAATACCTCCGGGGCAAATCGATACTGCAACGGCGTTGGAAAACTACGGTATTGATTCAGTAATGATCATGGCGATGAATGAGAAATTGGAGGCAATTTTTGGGCTAAGTGTGCCAAAAACGTTGTTTTTCGAGTACCAAGACATTGATAGTTTGGCGGAATATTTTTCTGAAAATCATGCAGAAGATATTCATAAAATCCAATTCGATGAAACTGCTGTTCCCGTTGAAAGTCCGGTTCCAGTTGCACCAAGTCAGATTGCGTTGGACGGCATTGCACGGGACTATTTGAGTGTATTGCTCGCTCGATTCACAAAACTTGATCAAGCCCAAATTGATTGCGATGCTGCCATTGAAGACTACGGCATCGATTCAGTGATGATCATGGGAATGAATGAAGATTTGGAAAAATCCTTTGGTCAGGAGATTCCCAAGACACTTTTCTTTGAGTATCAAACCATTAATGAGCTGGTGGATTTTCTGGTGGAGAATCACGCCACTGAGCTACGAGCTTTGAGTCCTGCAGTTGAGACTAAAGCGAGCGACACGGTGCCAACACGGGCTGCTTCCGGTGCGATTACGATGAGTGACACTCTGGCAGAAGTATCGGCTGGCAATATCAAATCTCGCTTCGGCAATTCTTCTACAGAAATTACATTCGCCAGTGGCGAGGCTGCACATCACGAGCATCGATTAGCTGAACCGCGAGTGGACTATTTAAGCTCCGCTACGCAATCGGCAAATCAGTTTTCACAATCCAATGCTGTCCCACTATCTGCCGCTGATCAATTGAAACGAACTATTAGCGCGTTGAGTGATGTGGAAGTAGAGAACTTACTGCGTGAGCTGTTGGCTGCAGACGAATTGGAAACGGAGTTTTGA